A genome region from Acinetobacter lwoffii includes the following:
- the truA gene encoding tRNA pseudouridine(38-40) synthase TruA, whose protein sequence is MQRFAVGIEFCGMHYRGWQTQQPGVASVQETIEKVLSKVADQPILLHGAGRTDAGVHATNMVAHFDTDALRSERGWLMGCNSQLPKDISIQWIKEMDHSFHARFKAQARRYRYVVYNHPVRPALLHKQVTHVYAPLDVEQMIYAAKKFEGTHNFESFRAAACQSNQPVRHVSHCRLIQHGQYLVLDIQADGFLHHMVRNIMGCLLEIGQGMYAADHIDNIFAAEDRKAAGVTAPADGLYFIHADYPAQFELPELPLGPHWLNMPE, encoded by the coding sequence ATGCAACGTTTTGCGGTGGGAATTGAGTTTTGTGGGATGCATTATCGGGGATGGCAGACTCAACAGCCGGGAGTTGCAAGCGTACAGGAAACCATTGAGAAGGTTCTGAGCAAAGTTGCCGATCAACCGATCCTCTTGCATGGTGCCGGCCGCACGGATGCCGGGGTACATGCGACCAACATGGTGGCACATTTTGATACTGATGCCCTGCGTTCTGAACGTGGCTGGCTGATGGGCTGCAATAGCCAACTCCCTAAAGACATCTCGATCCAGTGGATCAAAGAAATGGATCACAGCTTCCATGCCCGTTTTAAGGCACAGGCGCGCCGCTATCGCTATGTGGTCTACAACCACCCTGTACGCCCGGCATTGCTGCATAAACAGGTCACCCATGTCTATGCACCGCTTGATGTTGAACAGATGATATACGCCGCGAAAAAGTTTGAAGGCACGCATAACTTTGAAAGCTTCCGCGCCGCAGCCTGTCAGTCCAATCAGCCCGTTCGTCATGTCAGCCATTGCCGCCTGATTCAGCATGGTCAGTATCTGGTACTGGATATTCAGGCCGATGGCTTTCTGCACCATATGGTGCGCAATATCATGGGATGTTTATTGGAAATTGGTCAGGGCATGTATGCTGCCGATCATATTGATAATATTTTCGCGGCAGAAGACCGTAAAGCTGCTGGTGTGACTGCGCCAGCAGATGGTTTGTATTTTATTCATGCTGATTATCCGGCGCAGTTTGAATTACCTGAATTACCCTTAGGGCCACATTGGCTGAATATGCCGGAATAG
- a CDS encoding AraC family transcriptional regulator, protein MSQLTDASVVLRLGYQAIRRAGLPTEELLTKAGVALNQVEANDRTPLSAQYAFWVAAEEVSKDPDIGLHLGEHLPLYRGQVIEHLFVSSENFGEGLKRALAYQRLISDAFAAKLVIEDDRCYLTNGEQPFAESLVNRHFTECAMSGVLRFFKFITEGRFEPIYIDFNFSKGALDDEYFRVYECPVSLGQKETRLYFDPTILEYPLWQAEPELLQLHEQLAIEKLQELARYDLVGEVRRAIGSTLESGETTLETVAAQLNITPRRLRTQLSEAHTSFQQILSDYRCRLAKRLLASTNESVERIVYLTGFSEPSTFYRAFKRWANETPVEYRKRKQR, encoded by the coding sequence GTGAGTCAGCTAACGGATGCATCAGTCGTATTGCGTTTAGGCTATCAGGCGATTCGTCGTGCGGGGTTGCCAACAGAAGAACTTTTGACCAAAGCAGGAGTGGCTTTAAATCAGGTAGAGGCCAATGACCGTACTCCGCTGAGTGCCCAGTATGCCTTTTGGGTGGCGGCAGAGGAAGTCAGCAAGGATCCGGATATTGGATTGCATCTGGGTGAACACTTGCCTCTTTATCGTGGTCAAGTGATTGAACACTTGTTTGTTTCATCTGAAAATTTTGGTGAGGGACTGAAACGTGCTTTGGCTTATCAGCGACTGATCAGTGATGCCTTTGCTGCCAAATTGGTGATTGAAGATGACCGCTGCTATTTAACCAATGGTGAACAGCCTTTTGCTGAGAGTCTGGTCAATCGTCATTTTACTGAATGCGCCATGTCAGGTGTCCTGCGTTTCTTTAAATTTATTACTGAAGGGCGTTTTGAGCCGATTTATATCGATTTTAATTTTTCCAAAGGGGCACTTGATGATGAATACTTCCGGGTTTATGAGTGTCCGGTCAGTCTAGGTCAGAAAGAAACTCGTTTGTATTTCGATCCGACTATCCTGGAATATCCGCTGTGGCAGGCTGAACCTGAGCTGTTGCAGCTGCATGAGCAACTGGCCATTGAAAAGCTACAGGAACTGGCAAGATATGATCTGGTCGGTGAAGTACGTCGTGCAATCGGCTCTACTTTGGAGAGTGGCGAAACCACGCTAGAAACTGTGGCAGCCCAGCTGAACATCACGCCACGCCGTTTGAGAACACAACTGAGTGAGGCACATACCAGCTTTCAGCAGATTCTCTCGGATTATCGCTGTCGTCTGGCCAAGCGTTTGCTGGCGAGTACTAATGAGAGCGTCGAGCGGATTGTCTATCTGACCGGTTTTTCCGAGCCAAGTACCTTCTATCGTGCCTTTAAACGCTGGGCTAATGAAACGCCGGTAGAATATCGGAAACGGAAGCAGCGTTAA
- a CDS encoding fimbrial protein FimV — protein sequence MLIYVIPLVILIIVLIVFKKRQDAQESDKAKTKTVKAKKPGSASKAAPQRTKVVEPVGVTKKSATPLSAETRKKIEGLIQERNFFAAEAQINQALNRDNSQHELYLLLLDIHILQKDEFAISQLLNHIRSLHLDEILVQAEAKQREFEQSSSAVQDTIDFPSAQPKTSSAQEATSTSDAFADLVAPVPSNELAFEQLQQDFQSSKPAPIAEPVADIQPLEFNFEPKTTPVETPKAEEAPIPAAPSVNFEFQSTSTDIQTTAVTETAPVLDFKLDLEQSAPVETAPTVTEEIKPLDFSFSLDTPVPAAEKTAVPATEFDLSSLTAAAPVAESAPQTNLSGMDFKLDHLETTPEAPAATVMSFDLPATPAQAAVDQHDPLVQSFPELLDVNEASLNLDLAQQYIQLGAYAAAREIIAEREAEYTPEQQQRAEQLLNQIAS from the coding sequence ATGCTGATTTATGTGATTCCATTAGTGATATTGATCATCGTATTAATTGTCTTTAAAAAACGACAAGATGCTCAAGAATCAGATAAAGCAAAAACTAAAACGGTAAAAGCAAAAAAACCTGGTTCTGCGTCAAAAGCTGCCCCACAAAGAACCAAGGTGGTGGAGCCAGTCGGGGTCACAAAAAAATCAGCAACGCCATTATCAGCAGAAACACGCAAGAAAATTGAAGGCCTGATTCAAGAACGTAATTTTTTTGCGGCCGAAGCACAGATTAACCAGGCACTGAATCGGGATAATTCCCAGCATGAACTCTATCTATTGTTATTGGATATTCATATCTTACAAAAAGATGAGTTTGCAATTTCACAGCTGCTCAACCATATCCGTTCTTTGCATTTAGATGAGATTCTGGTGCAAGCTGAAGCAAAACAGCGTGAATTCGAACAATCTTCATCTGCTGTACAAGATACCATTGATTTCCCAAGTGCCCAGCCTAAAACTTCTTCTGCGCAGGAAGCTACTTCAACTTCAGATGCTTTTGCCGATCTGGTTGCACCGGTCCCTTCAAATGAACTAGCATTTGAACAATTGCAGCAGGACTTTCAATCAAGCAAGCCGGCCCCTATTGCAGAACCTGTAGCAGATATTCAACCACTTGAATTTAATTTTGAACCAAAGACTACCCCAGTAGAAACACCAAAAGCTGAAGAGGCTCCTATACCTGCTGCTCCTTCTGTAAATTTTGAATTTCAGAGTACATCTACAGATATTCAAACTACAGCAGTAACAGAAACGGCACCTGTCTTAGACTTTAAACTGGATTTGGAACAATCTGCTCCAGTAGAAACAGCACCAACTGTGACTGAGGAAATCAAGCCTCTAGATTTTTCATTCTCACTTGACACACCTGTACCAGCAGCTGAAAAAACTGCGGTGCCAGCGACTGAGTTTGATCTGTCTAGCTTGACAGCTGCAGCACCTGTGGCAGAATCAGCGCCACAAACCAATCTATCAGGCATGGATTTCAAATTAGATCATTTGGAAACCACGCCAGAAGCGCCTGCTGCAACAGTGATGAGTTTCGATCTCCCTGCTACGCCAGCTCAGGCAGCCGTAGACCAGCATGATCCACTCGTACAATCTTTCCCCGAATTACTGGATGTTAATGAAGCAAGTCTCAATCTTGATCTTGCCCAGCAATATATTCAACTCGGTGCCTACGCCGCTGCCCGTGAAATCATTGCCGAGCGAGAAGCTGAATATACTCCTGAACAACAGCAACGCGCAGAGCAATTACTGAATCAAATCGCATCTTGA
- a CDS encoding asparaginase domain-containing protein, whose protein sequence is MIKNIALIYMGGTFGCVGDPLAPMPADLFIPKLEQILAEQYFVECHHAPAIKDSSACTATDWLQLVQFIQQLQSRQIQHFVIIHGTDTLSYASAVLAHFIGNSAHVVLTGSQYPLLNAQGNEQREFSDALDNLKFALDSVSECSAGVYLAFHHQLLHAQTALKQHTTELNAFSGLEANIAIQTSQACYQIKAEDITKATEFNCMSIMMQPVDLTQQLNNLNNLLARPPHFLFLQGFGTGNLAVNDAMIALIDQFYEQGCISVLTTQVPFGATDQRYAIAEWVNHCKILLNESYGHADLYAKALKMYLQYDTVEQWHRHWYDQ, encoded by the coding sequence ATGATAAAAAATATTGCATTAATTTATATGGGTGGCACATTCGGCTGCGTGGGAGATCCTCTTGCACCGATGCCTGCTGATTTATTTATTCCAAAGCTCGAACAGATACTTGCAGAGCAGTATTTCGTCGAATGCCATCATGCACCCGCCATTAAGGACAGTAGTGCCTGTACAGCAACCGACTGGTTGCAACTGGTACAGTTTATTCAGCAATTGCAATCGCGGCAGATCCAGCATTTTGTGATTATTCACGGTACAGATACGCTGAGTTATGCCAGTGCAGTACTGGCACATTTTATTGGAAACTCGGCGCATGTGGTACTGACCGGTAGCCAATATCCGCTGCTGAATGCTCAAGGCAATGAACAGCGTGAATTTAGTGATGCCCTAGATAACCTGAAATTTGCACTAGATTCCGTCAGCGAATGTAGCGCTGGGGTCTATCTGGCATTCCATCATCAGCTGCTACATGCGCAAACTGCACTGAAACAGCATACTACTGAGTTAAATGCCTTTTCCGGTCTTGAGGCCAATATTGCAATCCAAACCAGTCAAGCGTGTTATCAGATCAAAGCTGAAGATATTACGAAAGCGACTGAATTCAACTGCATGAGCATCATGATGCAGCCAGTTGATCTGACCCAGCAGCTGAATAACCTGAACAACCTATTGGCTCGACCACCACATTTTTTATTTCTGCAAGGTTTTGGCACTGGCAACCTCGCGGTCAATGACGCCATGATTGCACTCATTGATCAATTCTATGAGCAGGGCTGTATTTCCGTCTTGACCACCCAAGTGCCTTTTGGTGCGACGGATCAGCGCTATGCTATTGCCGAATGGGTCAATCATTGCAAAATTTTGCTGAATGAAAGTTATGGACATGCGGATCTGTATGCAAAAGCCCTAAAAATGTATTTACAATACGACACTGTAGAGCAATGGCATCGTCATTGGTACGATCAATAA
- the infA gene encoding translation initiation factor IF-1 — MANKEELIEFEGVVTETLPNTMFRVRLENGHEVIAHISGKMRKHYIRILTGDSVKVEMTPYDLTKGRITYRAR, encoded by the coding sequence ATGGCCAATAAAGAGGAACTCATCGAGTTCGAAGGCGTTGTCACCGAGACGCTTCCTAATACTATGTTCCGTGTACGTTTAGAGAACGGTCACGAAGTGATTGCCCACATCTCTGGTAAAATGCGTAAACACTATATCCGTATTTTAACTGGCGACAGTGTGAAGGTTGAAATGACACCTTATGATTTGACTAAAGGTCGTATCACATATCGTGCACGCTAA